From a region of the Pristis pectinata isolate sPriPec2 chromosome 2, sPriPec2.1.pri, whole genome shotgun sequence genome:
- the LOC127580016 gene encoding sepiapterin reductase-like: protein MERKGGTPRELAMAEPRRLPGRSLCIVTGASRGLGRALALVLAGSLQPGSHLVLVARSGAALRELERQLAAGAGAGLRLSRVEADLSGEQGLQSVLSSVSEARQTDGAPDRLLLINNAGSLGDISKFVVDFTKPAEVSSYMDLNFTSAICLTSLLLKAFPGRENFCRTVINISSLCAIQPFKSWSLYCAGKAAREMMFNVLAAEEPDVRVLNYAPGPLDTGMQEQARSETGDPELRRTFEAMHRRGQLIDCQESARKLVDILARDEFKSGAHIDYFDQ, encoded by the exons Atggagag GAAGGGAGGGACTCCCCGGGAGCTGGCTATGGCCGAACCTCGGCGGCTGCCGGGCCGGAGCTTGTGCATCGTCACCGGCGCGTCCCGGGGGCTGGGCCGGGCGCTGGCCCTGGTGCTGGCCGGCAGCCTGCAGCCCGGCTCCCACCTGGTGCTGGTGGCCAGGTCGGGAGCGGCTCTGCGGGAGCTGGAGAGGCAGCTGGCGGCGGGGGCTGGGGCTGGACTGCGGCTGAGCCGGGTGGAAGCAGACCTGAGCGGGGAGCAGGGGCTGCAGAGTGTCCTGAGCTCGGTGAGCGAGGCTCGGCAGACGGACGGAGCTCCGGACAGGCTGCTGCTCATTAACAATGCGG GCTCACTGGGAGACATCTCCAAGTTTGTCGTAGATTTTACCAAGCCTGCTGAGGTCTCTAGTTACATGGACTTGAACTTCACCTCAGCCATATGTCTCACCTCCTTACTGCTCAAGGCCTTCCCCGGACGGGAGAACTTCTGCCGCACGGTGATTAACATCAGCTCACTCTGCGCAATCCAGCCCTTCAAATCGTGGTCGCTGTACTGCGCAGGGAAAGCTGCTCGGGAGATGATGTTCAACGTTCTTGCAGCGGAAGAGCCTGATGTGAGGGTGCTTAACTATGCCCCAG GGCCCCTGGACACCGGTATGCAGGAGCAGGCTCGGTCAGAGACTGGGGACCCGGAGTTACGCCGGACCTTCGAGGCCATGCACCGGCGGGGACAGCTGATAGATTGTCAGGAATCCGCCCGGAAGCTGGTGGACATCCTGGCGAGGGATGAGTTTAAGTCTGGAGCCCACATTGACTACTTCGACCAGTAA